Genomic DNA from Nonomuraea rubra:
ATGGTTTTCGTTTCGCCAACTGGAGGCTCGGTGCCAACCCCCGTCGTCCTCGTCGCAGGCCTGCATCCCGCGGCTCGCACCGCCACCGCCGACGAACTGCTGGCCCGGCATCCGGGCTCCATAGCCATTCACCACGACCTCGGCGACGTCACCCATGGCCGCGTGCGGTGCACCGTCCGCGACACCGGCCGCGTACTGGACACGACCGACGTACACCTCACCCACGGCTGCGTCACCTGCACCGTCCGCGAGGACCTGCTCCCCCGACTCGCCCTCCTGGCACACACCGCGACCCTGCTGATCGTGGACCTGTGGGACACGGTCGAGCCACGATCGGTCGCCGAGGCCATCGACTGCGACGAAGCCCGCGAGACCCTGCGGCTCACCGCCGTGCTCACCGCCCTGGACGCCGAGGCCATGCCCGACGACATCACCCGCGGCGAACCCCTCGGTGAAGTCGGCAAACCCGCGGCTGCGGGCGACCAGCGCTACCTGGCCGAGGTCCTGGCCCGCCAGCTCGAGTACGCCACCGGCCTGGTGCTGGACGGCGGGGATGAAGACGACCACGAGCTGTCCCTGCGGGTGCTCACCCACCTCGCCCCGGTCACCCCGGTGCACAGCACGGCGGCCCTGCCGGCGGTCACCGGCCCGGCCCTGTGCACGGCCGAGCTGGCCGAACGCGTGGACCCCAGCACCGCCCGCCTCCCCGCCGACGCCCGGACGGAGGAGATCGTCACGACGGTCTGGCGCAGCCGCCGCCCGCTGCATCCCGGCCGCTTCTTCGAGGCCGTGGACGAGCTGGTCACCGAATCCGTACGCTCACGCGGCCGCTTCTGGCTGGCCACCCGGCCCGGGCAGATGCTCGCGTGGGACGCCGTCGCCGGCATCGTCTCGGTCGAGGACGCCGGCCCCTGGCTGGCCGCCCTGCCCGAAGCCGCCTGGGACCTCGTTTCCCCCACCCGCCGCGCGGCGGCCGCCCTCGACTGGGACCCCGAGCACGGTGACCGTGTCCAGCACCTGGTCTT
This window encodes:
- a CDS encoding CobW family GTP-binding protein — its product is MPTPVVLVAGLHPAARTATADELLARHPGSIAIHHDLGDVTHGRVRCTVRDTGRVLDTTDVHLTHGCVTCTVREDLLPRLALLAHTATLLIVDLWDTVEPRSVAEAIDCDEARETLRLTAVLTALDAEAMPDDITRGEPLGEVGKPAAAGDQRYLAEVLARQLEYATGLVLDGGDEDDHELSLRVLTHLAPVTPVHSTAALPAVTGPALCTAELAERVDPSTARLPADARTEEIVTTVWRSRRPLHPGRFFEAVDELVTESVRSRGRFWLATRPGQMLAWDAVAGIVSVEDAGPWLAALPEAAWDLVSPTRRAAAALDWDPEHGDRVQHLVFTGPDLDVERLHALLDSCLLADGERPGHDDPFAPILDLKEIA